TGCCCCGCCCCTTTCGTCCCGGTCACCTGCCGCCCCGGCCCACCCGGCGTCTCGCCCGGATGGTCGACCGGACGGACCCGGCCGCACAAGCGCGCCATCGGGTGCGGCACCGGTCCTCGACCCTCGCGATCGGGGTTACGCCGATGGCGGTAGATGGAACGATCGGCCAAGCGGTGCGATAGCCGGACAGAGAGCCGGAGGCGCCCGATGACCGATACCGCCGAGACGTCCCTTCCCCCCGGCGCCGCCCCGTCCGAGGCCGAGCGCGACGAGGAGGCGTTCCACATCCCGGACGAGCTCGCGCTGGCGCTGACCGAGTTCGCGGCCGTGGAGCAGGTCTCCCGCGGGGAAGCGATCTGCCTCATCCTGCGGGATTACCTGCGGGCCAAGGGTTACCTGCCAAGGGTTACCTGAAGGGCGCGCCCTGGCCTTAGGCCCTCCGCGGTCGTCAGGCCGCGCCGCGCAGCTGGATCTCCAGGCGGCCGACATCCTCCGTCAGCCGCTCGACGATGCGCCGCGCCTCGCCGTCCCCGGGCGCGGCCCGCAGGGCGTCGGACGCCGCCGCGAGCGATTCGCGCTTGGCCTGGAGCGCGAAGGCGATCTGGGCCCTGGCCATCTCGGGTGTCCTGTCGGCCATGTCTGTCCTCCTCCGATACCGGTGATGCGAAGAGACCATCGAGCCAACGCGCCGGGTGCGGTCCGGATGCGGTGGATGCGACGATTCGGACGCGCGACGCGAAAAGCAGGTCCCTCGCGCGAGGAACCTGCGTTGAGATCATGCTCCGTCGCCAACCGATCGACCGTCGGGACGATCGATCGGCGGGATCCTGCGTCAGCAGTCGTTGGCCTGCTGCGCGGCGGTCTTCTCGCCTTTCGACTGCCGGCTGACATCGGCCGGCGAGGTCGCGGTCTGCGAGCCGAGATTCTGCATCGCCCCCACCGTACCGGGCGATTCGGCCTTCGCGCCGGGCGTGACCGAGGCGGTGGAGGACGGATCGACGTTCGAGCTCTTGTCCATCTTCTGCGCCGTATTCCCGGCGGTCTGCCCGGGCGCGCAGGGGCCGGCGGTCGCCCCGAGCGTCCCGGCGAGCAGGAAGAGGCCGGCACCGAGCGCGATAAAGCGTGTCATCGAATTTCCTCCGAGGGTTGTTGTCTCCGCTCAACAACCACACGGATATCCGGTTCCTCGCCCATTGGGCTGCGGCAAGCCCGGCCGATCTTCGCGAGCGCGCGAATCCGAAACCGGATTCCGAAAGCCCAATCGCGGTAGCAGCGCTGCCACAGATTTCGATCGCCGGCAAAACCGAAAATGCCGCTTGCGTTTTGTGCGCTGCACGCTAATGTGTGCATCGCACGGTCGCGATGGCGTCGCGGCGGTGCAGCCCTCTTTGGGCGTTTCCTCCCTAGACTTCGGGCCGCTCGCAAGAGCGGCCTTTTTTTCTTGGGGCGGAGTCATCTCCTCGACCCATGGGGTGAACGCGAAGAAGGGCCGCGCACGGCGCAGCCCCTCGACGAACGATCGGATCAGTGCGGGGCCGTGGGGTCAGCTCGGCAGCATCTCCCCCGGGCGCGACTGGGCGTAGAGGCTCGCCCCGGCATCGGCCCCGACGACCCGCACCAGGGCGGCCTGGTCGCAGGTGCCGGCGATGCGCAGGCCGAGCCGGTGCAGATGGTCCTTGTCGGTGCAGTAGGCCGCCAGCCGCGCCCGTCCGGTCACGGGCATGCGCGAGACCAGCGCATCCACGTCGTCCTCGCTGGCCCGGTGCAAGACGGCCAGGAGTTCGAGGGGAATCGGGTAGCGCGCGAACGCCGTGGGCAGCGGGCGGGTCTGAGCTTGCGGCATGGATCACCTCGGTGCGGTTCAGGTTCGCCCGATCCTCCGACGCGCATGGTTAGCGAACGGTTAAGGCGCCGGCGGTACCGCTCACGGCCAGTGTCGGAGAGGAACGCACCGGCTTCCGCGGTGGTACCGCGCCCGTCACATCGATCGGACCGGCCGGCGCGGCACCGGGCCGCAACGATCAGACCGGCGGTTCGAGCTTCGTTACCACGTCATGGGTCAATTCGCCGAGATCGCGCGTGGCCGGATCATACGCATAACGTATGGAGCAACCTTTCGCGCGAATGATTGTAGTGGAAATCCCGCGCCGATTCGCGGACCGGCAATTGGTCGACCGGACTGAGACGTGATGAGTGAGCAGACCAGTGCGGAGGCCGTCTCGGCCGAAGCCGTGCGCCGTAGCCTCGACGGTTGCTTGCGTGCGCCCGCATTCCGGCGGTCGCAGAAGCTGGCGGCCTTCCTGAGCTACGTCGTCGAGGAGGAACTGGCCGGGCGGGGTGAGGGCATCAAGGCCTACACCATCGCCACCCAGGCCCTCGGCCGGGCCGACAGCTTCGATCCGAGCAACGATCCGAGCGTGCGGGTCGAGGCCGGCCGCCTGCGCCGCGTCCTCGACGAGGTCTATGCCGACGAAGGCCGGCAATGGCCGATCCGGATCCTGGTGCCCGTCGGCGCCTACCGCCCGACCTTCGTGCCTCAGGCGGGCGAGGAGGCGCCGCCGGAGGACACGACACGGCCCGTCGCCGTCCTGGTCCCGATGTCGCCCCCGGCTGTCGCGCGGCCGGTGCGGCGCATCGGGGCCCAGGCCCTGGCGCTGTTCGACACCCGCGGCCAGGCCGTGCTGGCGCTGCTCCTCGCGGTGATCGCGTTCCTGCTCGCCGTCGAGGTCGCGCTGCAGATCTACGTCCTCACCGCCGCCTGAGCGCCGTGCCCTTCGGTATAGGTCACATAGCCTGGGAACCGGACGACGACTTGCGCTGTTCATTGCGCTGTTCAGTGACGTCCGTGACATGACGTACGGGAGATGACCATGCGCAAGATGATCGCCGGTGCCGTTCTGGCCGTGGGTCTGGCCGGGTTCGCCGGCGCCGCCGAGGCGAAGGGCTGCATCAAGGGAGCGGTCGTCGGCGGCATCGCCGGCCACGCCGTCGGCCATACCTTCGCGGGCGCCGCCGCGGGCTGCGCGCTTGGGCGCCATCAGGCCAACAAGCGCCAACGCGACCGCGACACCGCCGTTCAGCCCGCCCCCGCCCGCTGACTCCGCCACCGCTTCGCCGCATCGCAGCATCGACCTGCGCAGTCACCGATCCGGCCCCGCAGGTCGAGCTTGGCCGTAACGGGCCCCGAATGCTCGCAGGCCCTGACTGCGAAGCTTGTGTGAGGTACGGCTGAGCTGTGCGAGCGCTGCCGTCATATCGCCACATCTCACCGGCTTCTTGCGCCCCAGAGGCGTGGAAACCGGGGCGACACATCACATGCGGCGTCGAGCGGACGGAGCGGCACGGCGGAGCGGCTTGCGGATGGCGGGAGCCCACGGGAATGTCCTCTCGGGGCATGCCGTCTCGGGGGACACCCTGGCGCTCGGCACCCGTGCCGCGCATGGCGGCATGCCCTGCATGGCGCGGACGCTGCTCGCGGCGGGGTGCCTGGCGGCGGGTCTCTCCGCCCTGCTGCACCAGCACGGCGGCGACCTGATGACGTCCCGCCCCTCGGTCACCATGATGGCCGACCTCCTGGTGATGCCGACTCCCAAGATCCAGACCGTCAAGGTCCCGCCGGCCGCCGCCCGCGACACCGCCGCGACCGCCTCCTCGATGGCGCCCCTGCGCGAGCCGGTCCACGACCTCGACACCGCGCTGGGCTCGGCCGGCGTCGACCGGGTCTCCTACGACGACCTGCTCGCCGCCAGCACCGGGGGCGACCCCAACGAGGTGCTGAGCTTCGGGCCGATGCGGATCCGCCGCCACCTCGTCCAGACCATCGTGCGCGCCGCGGCGACCGTACGGACCGATCCGGTGCTGCTGATGGCGGTGGCCGACAAGGAATCGAGCTTCCTCACTGAGGTCCAGGCCCGGACCTCCTCGGCCACCGGCCTCTACCAGTTCATCGAGCGCACCTGGCTGCAGGTGATGCGGGAATTCGGCGCCCAGCACGGCTATGCCCGCGAGGCGGCGCTGATCGGCGAGGATAACGGCGTCGCCGATCCGGCCGAGCGCGCCCGCATCCTCGACCTGCGCCGCGATCCCTCGCTGGCCGCCGTGATGGCGGGCGAGATGCTGAAGCGCGATTCCGCCCGCATCGCCGCCCGGATCGGCCGCGACCTCACCCTCGGCGAGACCTACCTCGCCCACTTCCTCGGGCCGGACGACGCCGAGCGCTTCATGGCCA
This sequence is a window from Methylobacterium sp. SyP6R. Protein-coding genes within it:
- a CDS encoding transglycosylase SLT domain-containing protein → MAGAHGNVLSGHAVSGDTLALGTRAAHGGMPCMARTLLAAGCLAAGLSALLHQHGGDLMTSRPSVTMMADLLVMPTPKIQTVKVPPAAARDTAATASSMAPLREPVHDLDTALGSAGVDRVSYDDLLAASTGGDPNEVLSFGPMRIRRHLVQTIVRAAATVRTDPVLLMAVADKESSFLTEVQARTSSATGLYQFIERTWLQVMREFGAQHGYAREAALIGEDNGVADPAERARILDLRRDPSLAAVMAGEMLKRDSARIAARIGRDLTLGETYLAHFLGPDDAERFMAKVVEEPKAEAAALLPKPAKANRPIFYERVGRRKARSLTVAQVHDKFEAMMSTRGARYRDVGALMGVMAYAADTP